The following coding sequences lie in one Phalacrocorax carbo chromosome 3, bPhaCar2.1, whole genome shotgun sequence genomic window:
- the PCARE gene encoding photoreceptor cilium actin regulator, with protein MGCTPSHSEVANTIARSGLKALNKPKSILRIDPGDKGIPLLVKGSSCYNIDEFHQHGIQRKDYLREKEDKLSKQDENDNLQLSSKAHSDPQISRADKKIERTATDAEVVMSELIESQKRIAEAIQIRKQSSCESEASAFIWDDKNESNAKQIPKKGKKQKHHKLAKQGRPSKIKEKSILPMCETEKKVDFPELLVKAHQSAYAYLNPNLSKYEIILHMANQATQTQLFLQQMVTFLVLRFDEINQLLEEIANDGESLLKDVGGNLAWPAEKGDLKEHPDLLQQLLQYTVNKMQLLSGTLASLTSDALQETCSYLQSAASNLEGKLKAKHSFDARLLRAVRLLEASTVGSSQSHSDDRTLCSEDSGIGVDNESLKEFSALSQHGGQACCDSCAHGHLSQKHARTVEHMRDGAMSPGTAASHDCALERHFKDIFFSSVQSREVTSGQGGVPEGISTMAQYASLSQSRSYNSFQSDSTQEGEHFKTCESTDFPDDDNDDDDEGSTLGEDDDNTSLSDMGKDALPRRPLSSPAVTDNIHRQSIKRTENAETDEIILKMKDAISEKIKFVPAKSGRKEWIEDESGRAVLTTRPSTATGSQKTFGKQRRSRSEESLRSQAEDPTLLELQRTQKELSKRLEMFYEKKDTDNNPEPWRSRTAPYLHDEQVTAKASSKLKACLSKNFSILPNQDKVPLFMVDQNPANQLDEKRGRRPLRATVPTHETSGGKEKEPPGTQMLIGSSCAPRQSVKKLIETFSPTDDLVKAAPLRSLGPIKCIRKFGLPVIPPTVPFQRGLAPLNLKHRISPVEDTNTSNTNRVSSSFPNAFPPAPASELCKKDTKEDTDEDIENLPPPPPEMLMATSFDLSEPEETARIEGNSSEDAKSPTEFHATKRAQVSPKMKASLQSIDLLPSKNISGPSGITNKGLGNTGAGDEKLQRYSLELNPTNVHIPSQEEILATQRKQAADLYKQTHKIIPLQNPSGVSKPHSNSSESKEPNLPATSVQYQKHGSPNLVRRNEKGSAFARRVSPTRTPPSSPPTEKRLFSPPTQHRHSLQAFSNLQPTSPTMQRKPSPPTSPRVPSPPTQKKLPSPPLQRKPLSPPMGHKQSSPAPYQLLGSPAYRRDASPPPFPTTPSPPTSPSRSYKGPRASLDAGDEHQLSSSKRGSNVHSIFCPATSSLFKARPSLVPTKPAAEVTSQPEASLLSQKSSLLFRQPGDRTRKLSLSATNPQPFVRRSFSDRRPGVQFRLPAPVTSSSEPALNQASLDESPRKAGDSWNSPCVPEIKESNRSASHPELYVVGQGLQRD; from the exons ATGGGCTGCACACCCTCTCACAGTGAGGTTGCTAATACTATTGCAAGAAGTGGTCTTAAGGCTTTGAACAAACCCAAAAGTATTTTGCGTATCGATCCAGGAGATAAAGGAATCCCACTGCTTGTTAAAGGTTCATCTTGCTACAATATTGATGAATTCCACCAACATGGAATCCAGAGGAAAGACTAcctgagagaaaaggaggataAACTATCAAAGCAGGATGAAAATGATAATTTGCAGTTATCTTCCAAGGCTCATTCAGATCCCCAGATTTCCAGGGCAGACAAGAAAATTGAGAGGACAGCCACAGATGCTGAAGTTGTTATGTCCGAACTGATTGAGTCTCAAAAACGTATCGCTGAGGCCATACAGATCAGAAAGCAAAGCTCCTGTGAATCGGAAGCGTCAGCTTTCATTTGGGATGACAAGAATGAAAGCAATGCAAAGCAAAtcccaaagaaaggaaagaagcaaaaacaTCATAAGCTGGCAAAGCAAGGTCGACCTagcaaaattaaagaaaagtcCATTTTGCCCATGTGTGAGACAGAGAAAAAGGTAGATTTCCCAGAACTGCTTGTTAAGGCTCATCAGAGTGCATATGCCTACTTAAATCCCAACCTCTCAAAGTACGAAATTATACTTCATATGGCCAACCAGGCTACCCAAACTCAACTCTTCCTACAGCAGATGGTAACCTTTCTCGTGCTTCGCTTTGATGAAATCAACCAGCTCTTGGAAGAAATTGCCAATGATGGGGAAAGTCTTCTCAAAGACGTAGGTGGGAATCTGGCATGGCCAGCAGAAAAAGGTGATCTGAAGGAGCATCCTGATCTTCTGCAACAACTACTGCAGTACACAGTCAATAAAATGCAGTTACTGAGTGGTACACTGGCCTCCCTCACCTCCGACGCCCTGCAGGAGACTTGCAGCTACCTGCAGTCTGCTGCAAGCAACTtggaaggaaaactgaaagcaaagcatAGCTTTGATGCGCGCCTGCTACGGGCGGTAAGGCTGCTTGAAGCCTCAACAGTGGGATCCTCTCAGTCCCACAGTGATGACAGGACTCTCTGTTCTGAGGACAGTGGCATTGGTGTGGACAACGAATCCCTCAAAGAGTTCAGTGCTCTCAGCCAGCATGGAGGACAAGCATGCTGTGATTCCTGTGCACACGGACATCTGTCCCAAAAGCACGCCAGAACAGTGGAGCACATGCGTGATGGGGCAATGTCACCGGGCACAGCTGCATCCCACGACTGTGCACTTGAAAGGcattttaaagatatatttttttcatctgtgcaGAGTAGAGAAGTGACTTCTGGTCAGGGTGGAGTACCAGAAGGCATTTCTACCATGGCCCAATATGCAAGCTTGAGCCAAAGCCGTTCCTATAACTCCTTCCAGTCTGACTCTACTCAGGAAGGTGAACATTTCAAAACCTGTGAATCAACAGACTTCCCtgatgatgataatgatgaCGATGATGAAGGGAGCACCTTGGGGGAGGATGACGACAACACAAGTTTATCAGATATGGGGAAGGATGCCCTGCCAAGGAGGCCCCTATCTTCACCTGCAGTTACTGATAACATACACAGGCAGTCCATTAAAAGGACAGAGAATGCAGAGACAGATGAAATTATTCTCAAGATGAAAGATGCCATCAGTGAAAAAATCAAGTTTGTCCCAGCTAAATCTGGGCGTAAAGAATGGATAGAGGATGAGAGCGGAAGAGCAGTCCTAACAACAAGGCCCAGTACAGCAACGGGCAGCCAGAAAACCTTCGGAAAGCAACGACGGTCCAGGTCAGAGGAGTCCCTCAGAAGCCAGGCAGAGGACCCGACCCTCCTAGAGCTTCAGAGAACTCAAAAAGAGCTCAGCAAAAGGCTGGAAATGTTTTATGAGAAGAAGGACACAGATAACAATCCAGAGCCTTGGAGATCAAGGACAGCACCTTATTTACATGATGAGCAAGTTACAGCTAAGGCCTCTAGCAAACTGAAGGCATGCCTCTCAAAAAATTTCAGCATCCTGCCTAACCAGGATAAAGTCCCTTTGTTTATGGTTGATCAAAATCCTGCCAATCAGCTGGACGAAAAAAGAGGCAGGAGGCCTTTAAGAGCTACTGTGCCTACCCACGAGACATCAGGAGGCAAAGAAAAGGAGCCTCCTGGAACACAAATGCTCattggcagcagctgtgcccCCCGACAGTCTGTCAAAAAACTTATTGAAACATTCAGTCCTACTGATGATCTTGTAAAAGCCGCACCTTTAAGATCTTTAGGACCAATAAAGTGCATCAGAAAATTTGGACTTCCAGTCATTCCACCCACCGTTCCCTTTCAGAGAGGCCTGGCACCTTTAAATCTTAAGCATCGTATTTCACCAGTAGAAGACACAAACACTTCAAACACCAACAGAGTTTCTTCTAGCTTTCCAAATGCCTTTCCTCCTGCGCCAGCTTCAGAATTATGCAAGAAGGACACAAAGGAAGACACTGATGAAGACATTGAGAActtgccaccaccaccacctgaAATGTTAATGGCCACTTCTTTTGACTTATCTGAGCCTGAAGAAACTGCAAGAATAGAAGGAAACTCTTCAGAAGATGCCAAAAGCCCCACAGAATTTCATGCAACTAAAAGAGCACAAGTTTCCCCAAAAATGAAAGCCTCCCTTCAGTCCATTGACCTACTGCCAAGTAAAAATATCAGCGGCCCCAGTGGAATCACTAATAAAGGTCTAGGGAATACCGGAGCAGGGGACGAGAAACTGCAGAGGTACTCTCTGGAGCTGAACCCTACCAACGTGCACATCCCTAGCCAGGAGGAGATACTGGCAACCCAGAGAAAACAGGCTGCAGATTTGTACAAGCAAACCCATAAAATTATTCCTCTTCAAAATCCCAGTGGGGTTTCAAAACCACACAGCAACAGCTCAGAGAGCAAGGAGCCTAATTTGCCTGCGACTTCAGTGCAATACCAGAAGCATGGTTCTCCCAATTTGGTcaggagaaatgaaaaaggcTCAGCATTTGCCAGGAGGGTGTCCCCAACAAGaactcctccttcttctccaccAACGGAGAAACGTCTTTTCAGTCCCCCAACACAACACCGACACTCTCTGCAGGCTTTTAGCAACCTGCAACCAACTTCACCCACCATGCAGAGGAAACCCAGTCCCCCCACAAGTCCCAGGGTGCCCAGCCCACCTACGCAGAAGAAGCTGCCCTCTCCACCACTGCAGCGAAAACCGCTCAGCCCTCCCATGGGGCACAAGCAAAGCTCACCAGCACCAtaccagctgctgggctccccagcctACCGCCGAGATGCAAGCCCCCCTCCGttccccaccaccccctccccaccaacCTCCCCATCCCGCTCCTACAAAGGGCCAAGAGCTAGTCTGGATGCTGGAGACGAGCAccagctctcctcctccaaaaggGGCAGCAACGTCCATTCAATATTTTGCCCAGCCACCTCTTCCTTATTCAAAGCCAGACCTTCACTGGTACCCACCAAACCCGCTGCGGAGGTGACCAGCCAGCCTGAAGCTTCACTACTttcacaaaagagcagcctGCTTTTCCGGCAGCCCGGAGACCGGACCAGAAAACTGTCCCTGAGCGCCACCAATCCTCAGCCGTTTGTGAGGAGAAGTTTCTCTGACCGCCGACCAGGGGTCCAATTTCGTCTTCCAGCTCCTGTAACATCCAGCAGTGAACCCGCGCTCAACCAAGCAAG CTTGGATGAGAGTCCTAGAAAAGCAGGCGACTCTTGGAACAGCCCTTGTGTCCCTGAAATCAAAGAATCCAACAGATCTGCTTCCCATCCTGAGCTCTATGTTGTgggccaggggctgcagagggactgA